Proteins co-encoded in one Marinobacter gudaonensis genomic window:
- the ftsH gene encoding ATP-dependent zinc metalloprotease FtsH codes for MTTPEGPGNSRRSPDDNRQPVVPNQYSFLWLSAAIFLMVLWLQDGNQPRLHELAYSEFKTAVTNGQVAEVTLRQETITGLFTDSGAATFSADRPPTASSPGFRTIRPPMEDPALLGLLEDHQITIRAAPSGLPWWQEMIRSFLPWLLFLALTFWFWGAAQKRMTQGGGPFNFGRSKARRARRETSTTTLNDVAGIESAKREIGEIIDFLKAPEKYRALGAVMPKGVLLVGPPGTGKTLLARAIAGEAEVPFYSISASEFIEMFVGVGAARVRDMFEEARKDAPALIFIDELDAVGRSRGAGLGGGHDEREQTLNQILTEMDGFEAHENVLVLAATNRPDVLDSALLRPGRFDRKITLDRPHKNARSAILQVHVRKVPLATDVDLEQIAARTIGFSGADLKNLVNEAALTAARESLKEVNNHCFELARDRIILGEERDMQLSPKERESVAYHECGHAIMAYYMPNADPLTRVTIIPHGMAMGVTEQTPREDHYTYTESYLRDRIKVMLGGRCAEKLIYGEVSTGAQNDLKEATALVRKMIGQWGMSEKIGPLGLNIGEEHVFLGREMGLPREFSEKMAELVDTEIQSQLLAQEKATLDFLKEHRRQLEALARAVLEHETLSAEQIGDILQKEDARKIA; via the coding sequence ATGACAACACCCGAAGGTCCGGGCAATTCCAGGCGAAGCCCGGACGATAACCGGCAACCGGTAGTGCCGAACCAGTATTCGTTCCTGTGGCTCAGTGCCGCCATTTTCCTGATGGTGCTGTGGCTGCAGGATGGCAACCAGCCCCGGCTCCACGAGCTGGCCTACTCCGAGTTCAAGACAGCGGTTACCAACGGCCAGGTGGCCGAGGTGACCCTAAGGCAGGAAACCATTACCGGCCTGTTCACCGACAGTGGCGCCGCCACCTTCAGCGCCGACAGACCGCCCACTGCCAGCAGCCCCGGGTTTCGAACCATTCGTCCTCCCATGGAAGATCCGGCCCTGCTCGGCCTTCTGGAAGACCACCAGATCACCATTCGGGCGGCGCCGTCCGGCCTGCCCTGGTGGCAGGAAATGATCCGCAGTTTCCTGCCCTGGCTCCTGTTCCTGGCCCTGACGTTCTGGTTCTGGGGCGCGGCACAGAAACGCATGACCCAGGGCGGCGGCCCGTTCAACTTCGGACGCTCCAAAGCGCGACGGGCCCGCCGGGAAACCTCCACCACCACCCTGAATGACGTGGCCGGCATCGAGTCGGCGAAACGGGAAATCGGTGAGATTATCGACTTCCTGAAAGCCCCGGAGAAATACCGCGCCCTCGGCGCTGTCATGCCCAAAGGCGTGCTGCTGGTCGGCCCGCCCGGCACTGGTAAAACCCTGTTGGCCCGGGCCATCGCCGGCGAGGCCGAGGTGCCCTTCTACAGCATCAGCGCCTCGGAATTCATCGAAATGTTTGTGGGCGTGGGTGCGGCCCGGGTACGGGACATGTTCGAGGAAGCCCGCAAAGACGCGCCGGCTCTGATTTTCATTGACGAACTGGATGCCGTTGGCCGCTCCCGGGGTGCCGGCCTGGGTGGCGGGCACGATGAGCGGGAACAGACCCTGAACCAGATCCTGACGGAAATGGACGGTTTTGAAGCCCATGAGAACGTTCTCGTGCTGGCGGCCACCAACCGTCCCGATGTGCTGGACAGCGCCCTACTTCGCCCCGGCCGGTTCGACCGCAAGATCACCCTCGACCGCCCCCACAAAAACGCCCGGTCTGCCATTCTCCAGGTACATGTACGCAAAGTACCACTGGCCACTGACGTGGACCTGGAACAGATCGCCGCACGCACCATTGGCTTCTCCGGGGCCGACCTGAAAAACCTGGTGAACGAAGCTGCGCTCACCGCCGCCCGGGAAAGCCTCAAGGAGGTGAACAACCACTGCTTCGAGCTGGCCCGGGACCGGATCATCCTTGGTGAGGAACGGGACATGCAGCTTTCGCCGAAAGAGCGCGAGTCAGTGGCCTACCACGAATGTGGCCATGCCATCATGGCCTACTACATGCCTAATGCCGATCCCCTCACCCGGGTGACCATCATCCCTCACGGCATGGCCATGGGCGTCACCGAGCAGACGCCCCGGGAAGACCACTACACCTACACCGAGAGCTACCTTCGGGACCGCATCAAGGTCATGCTTGGCGGTCGCTGCGCGGAGAAGCTGATCTACGGAGAGGTCAGCACCGGCGCCCAGAACGACCTGAAAGAAGCCACCGCCCTGGTGCGGAAGATGATCGGACAGTGGGGCATGAGCGAGAAAATCGGCCCCCTCGGCCTCAACATTGGCGAGGAGCACGTGTTCCTGGGCCGGGAAATGGGCCTGCCCCGGGAGTTCAGCGAAAAGATGGCCGAGCTGGTGGATACCGAAATCCAGTCGCAGCTCCTGGCCCAGGAGAAAGCAACCCTGGACTTCCTGAAGGAGCACCGCCGCCAGCTCGAAGCCCTGGCCCGTGCGGTACTGGAGCACGAGACCCTGTCGGCCGAGCAGATCGGCGACATTCTGCAAAAAGAGGACGCGCGGAAGATTGCCTGA
- a CDS encoding thiamine-binding protein: MYLSVQLSWYPLNEEYKEPIRNLIARLEQTGLEIYPGRMSTEIFGDYDEVMSVLSDTMKWSFETYGKSVFVAKIMEGDRRPR, translated from the coding sequence ATGTATCTTTCTGTACAACTGAGCTGGTATCCGCTCAACGAAGAGTACAAAGAGCCCATTCGTAACCTGATTGCCAGGCTTGAGCAGACCGGTCTGGAGATTTACCCGGGCCGAATGAGCACGGAGATTTTCGGCGACTACGACGAGGTGATGTCCGTACTCTCGGATACCATGAAGTGGTCCTTTGAAACCTACGGCAAATCGGTCTTTGTGGCGAAGATCATGGAGGGCGATCGGAGACCCAGATGA
- the ggt gene encoding gamma-glutamyltransferase codes for MDRGLYQRANGNPARVRSGRLARIAAMMLLIGSGQAAGQAILEGERFHPVTASQGMVATSHTLATEVALEVLKKGGNAVDAAVTAGFALAVTQPRSGNIGGGGFMLVSPGDGSAPEAIDYREKAPAAATETMFQDDAGNVVPNRSRFTHLAAGVPGTVAGLALALERHGTISLQQALAPAIKLAREGFIVPRRFTEGLEEARGRLERWPATLSTFYKPDGSAWQPGERFRQPELAATLQRISDQGVKGFYEGETARLIAAEMERHGGLITLEDLKNYEPEVRQPVHGTYRGYDIYSMSPPSSGGTHIVQILNILEGYPMAEFGHNSADGIHHMAEAMKLAYADRSKYLGDTDYVEVPLLGLTSKAYAESLRKGIDPQRATPASEIGPGDPTPWESPETTHFSVVDKWGNAVSNTYTINFSYGSGITVQGAGFLLNNEMDDFSAKPGVPNAYGLIGGEANKVEPGKRMLSSMSPTIVRKNGQNWLVTGSPGGSRIITTTLQVILNVIDHGMNIQTAVSVPRIHHQWLPDEIRIEQGISPDTVRILEERGHTVVGGSAMGAIQSILREEDGTLHGGADPRRSTSSAMGY; via the coding sequence ATGGACAGAGGCCTCTACCAACGCGCAAACGGAAACCCTGCCAGGGTCCGCTCAGGCCGCCTCGCGAGGATCGCGGCGATGATGCTTCTGATCGGTTCAGGCCAGGCCGCCGGCCAGGCCATTCTGGAGGGCGAACGCTTCCACCCGGTCACCGCCAGCCAGGGCATGGTGGCGACCAGCCATACTCTGGCAACCGAAGTGGCGCTGGAGGTGTTGAAGAAAGGCGGCAATGCAGTGGACGCCGCAGTTACCGCCGGCTTTGCCCTGGCCGTTACCCAGCCCCGCTCGGGCAATATCGGCGGCGGTGGTTTCATGCTGGTTTCCCCGGGAGACGGCTCCGCTCCCGAGGCCATAGACTATCGGGAAAAAGCACCGGCGGCCGCCACCGAAACCATGTTCCAGGACGATGCCGGCAACGTGGTACCCAACCGCAGCCGGTTTACCCACCTGGCCGCGGGCGTGCCCGGCACCGTCGCCGGGTTGGCGCTGGCCCTGGAGCGCCATGGGACCATTTCCCTACAGCAGGCGCTGGCGCCGGCCATCAAGCTGGCGCGAGAAGGCTTTATCGTGCCGAGACGCTTCACCGAGGGGCTGGAGGAAGCACGGGGGCGCCTTGAGCGCTGGCCGGCCACGCTCAGCACCTTCTACAAACCGGATGGCAGCGCCTGGCAACCCGGCGAGCGCTTCCGCCAACCGGAGCTGGCCGCCACCCTCCAGCGGATCTCCGACCAGGGCGTGAAAGGTTTTTATGAGGGCGAAACCGCACGGCTCATTGCCGCGGAGATGGAACGCCACGGCGGCCTGATCACCCTTGAAGACCTGAAAAACTACGAGCCGGAAGTGCGCCAGCCGGTGCACGGCACCTACCGGGGCTACGACATCTACTCGATGTCACCGCCCTCCTCCGGCGGCACCCACATCGTGCAGATCCTGAACATCCTGGAAGGCTATCCCATGGCCGAGTTCGGGCATAACTCCGCTGACGGCATCCACCACATGGCCGAGGCCATGAAACTGGCCTACGCCGATCGCTCCAAGTATCTGGGCGACACCGATTATGTGGAGGTGCCGCTGCTAGGCCTGACCAGCAAGGCGTATGCCGAGTCGCTTCGCAAAGGTATCGACCCGCAGCGTGCGACACCGGCCAGCGAGATCGGCCCCGGTGACCCAACGCCCTGGGAAAGCCCGGAAACCACCCACTTCTCGGTGGTGGACAAATGGGGCAACGCGGTCTCCAACACCTACACCATCAACTTCAGCTACGGCTCGGGCATTACCGTGCAAGGCGCCGGCTTTCTGCTCAATAACGAGATGGACGACTTCAGTGCCAAACCGGGCGTACCCAACGCCTACGGCCTGATTGGCGGTGAAGCCAACAAAGTGGAGCCGGGCAAACGCATGCTCAGCTCCATGTCGCCTACCATTGTCCGGAAAAACGGCCAGAACTGGCTGGTGACCGGCAGCCCAGGCGGCTCAAGAATCATTACCACAACCTTGCAGGTGATCCTCAATGTGATTGATCATGGGATGAACATACAGACCGCCGTCAGCGTGCCCCGCATTCATCACCAGTGGCTGCCGGACGAAATCCGTATTGAGCAGGGCATCAGCCCTGACACCGTCCGCATTCTGGAAGAACGGGGCCACACGGTGGTCGGCGGATCTGCCATGGGCGCCATCCAGAGCATCCTCAGGGAGGAGGACGGGACCCTCCACGGCGGGGCAGATCCAAGGAGAAGCACCTCCTCCGCCATGGGTTACTGA
- the purU gene encoding formyltetrahydrofolate deformylase has translation MEHTYRLVISCPDRVGIVAKVSNFLSTYNGWITEASHHSDTQTGWFFMRHEIKANSIPFGLDQFRAAFEPIAREFNMNWHIADSARPKKVILMCSKESHCVADLLHRWHSKEINAEIVAVISNHDDLRRMVEWHEIPYHHVPVSKENKAEAFAHIDELFQKYEADVVVLARYMQILPGELCERYAGKVINIHHSFLPSFAGARPYHQAYSRGVKLIGATCHYVTQDLDEGPIIEQDVIRITHSDSIEDMVRLGKDVEKNVLARGLRSHIEDRVITFENKTVVFD, from the coding sequence ATGGAGCATACCTATCGTCTTGTGATTTCCTGCCCGGATAGGGTCGGGATTGTCGCCAAGGTGAGTAATTTCCTGTCCACCTACAACGGCTGGATTACCGAGGCGAGCCACCACTCGGACACGCAGACCGGCTGGTTCTTCATGCGGCATGAGATCAAGGCTAATTCGATTCCGTTCGGCCTTGACCAGTTCCGGGCGGCTTTCGAGCCGATTGCCCGCGAGTTCAACATGAACTGGCACATTGCTGACTCCGCACGGCCGAAGAAAGTCATTCTCATGTGCAGCAAGGAATCCCACTGCGTGGCAGACTTGCTGCACCGCTGGCACAGCAAGGAAATCAACGCCGAGATCGTGGCGGTCATCTCCAACCACGATGACCTCCGCCGGATGGTGGAATGGCACGAGATTCCCTACCACCACGTGCCGGTGAGCAAGGAGAACAAGGCTGAGGCCTTTGCCCACATCGACGAGCTGTTCCAGAAATACGAAGCCGACGTGGTGGTGCTGGCCCGCTACATGCAGATTCTGCCCGGCGAGCTGTGCGAGAGATACGCTGGCAAGGTGATCAACATTCACCACAGCTTCCTGCCGTCGTTCGCCGGTGCGCGCCCTTACCATCAGGCCTACAGTCGCGGTGTGAAGCTGATTGGTGCCACCTGCCACTATGTTACCCAGGACCTCGACGAGGGCCCGATCATCGAGCAGGACGTGATCCGCATTACCCACAGCGACTCCATCGAGGACATGGTTCGCCTGGGCAAGGATGTGGAAAAGAACGTGCTGGCCCGGGGGCTGCGCTCGCACATTGAAGACCGGGTAATCACCTTCGAAAACAAGACAGTGGTGTTTGATTAA
- the gyrA gene encoding DNA gyrase subunit A, with the protein MGELAKEILPVNIEDELKQSYLDYAMSVIVGRALPDVRDGLKPVHRRVLFAMSELNNDWNKPYKKSARVVGDVIGKYHPHGDSAVYDTIVRMAQPFSLRYPLVDGQGNFGSIDGDNAAAMRYTEIRMEKIAHSLLADLDKETVDFVDNYDGTERIPEVLPTRVPNLLVNGSSGIAVGMATNIPPHNLKEVVSGCLALIDNPDLTVDELMEFIPGPDFPTQGIINGRAGIVEAYRTGRGRIYIRARHEIEHDNKTNRDAIIITELPYQLNKARLIEKIAELVKEKRVEGISELRDESNKEGIRVVIELRRGENPDVVVNNLFAHTQLETVFGINMVGLINGEPKTLNLKELLDAFIRHRREVVTRRTIYELRKARERGHILEGLTVALANIDEVIELIKASPSAAEAKEKLVDKGWAPGGVLAMLERAGQDACRPDDLPEIYGLRDGLYHLSPEQAQAILDLRLHRLTGLETEKLQNEYKEILEKIADLLDILGDPERLLQVIREELEAIVSEFGDERRTEITSSRRDLTIADLIDEEDLVVTISHSGYAKTQAVEDYQAQRRGGRGKAATSMKDEDFVEKLLVANSHDTILCFSNRGKVYWLRVFEIPRASRASRGRPMVNILPLEEGERITTFLPVRDYPEDQFVLMATSAGVVKKTPLPNFSRPRSSGLIALSLDEGDTLIGAAITQGDAEVMLFSSAGKAVRFNEEAVRPMSRTARGVRGIRMPQGHHVVSLIIPQEGGVILTASENGYGKRTAIDEFPTYSRGSQGVIAMQCSERNGNLVTALQLFEGDEMMLISDKGTLVRTRTDEVSVLSRNTQGVRLIKLSQEDERLVGVERIAETDDEDIDGENDEANEEGAGEE; encoded by the coding sequence ATGGGTGAGTTAGCCAAAGAGATCCTGCCGGTCAATATTGAAGACGAGTTGAAGCAGTCCTACCTCGATTACGCCATGAGCGTGATCGTCGGGCGGGCCCTCCCGGATGTACGGGACGGTCTCAAGCCGGTTCACCGTCGTGTGCTGTTCGCCATGTCCGAACTGAACAACGACTGGAACAAGCCCTACAAGAAGTCCGCCCGTGTGGTGGGTGACGTTATCGGTAAATACCACCCCCACGGCGACTCGGCAGTCTACGACACCATCGTGCGTATGGCTCAGCCTTTCTCCCTGCGTTATCCGCTGGTGGATGGCCAGGGCAACTTCGGTTCCATCGACGGCGACAACGCCGCCGCCATGCGTTACACCGAGATCCGCATGGAGAAGATCGCCCACTCCCTGCTGGCGGATCTGGACAAGGAAACCGTCGATTTCGTTGATAACTACGACGGCACCGAGCGGATTCCCGAGGTTCTGCCCACCCGGGTACCCAACCTGCTGGTGAACGGTTCCTCCGGTATCGCCGTGGGCATGGCCACCAATATTCCGCCCCACAACCTCAAGGAAGTGGTGAGCGGCTGTCTGGCGCTGATTGATAATCCGGATCTTACCGTCGATGAGCTGATGGAGTTCATCCCGGGCCCGGATTTCCCGACCCAGGGCATTATCAATGGCCGTGCCGGTATCGTTGAGGCTTACCGCACTGGCCGTGGCCGTATCTACATCCGTGCCCGTCATGAGATCGAGCACGATAACAAGACCAACCGCGACGCCATCATCATCACCGAGCTGCCGTACCAGCTGAACAAGGCCCGACTGATCGAGAAGATCGCCGAGCTGGTGAAGGAAAAGCGCGTTGAAGGTATTTCCGAGCTGCGGGACGAGTCCAACAAGGAAGGCATCCGGGTGGTGATCGAGCTGCGCCGCGGTGAGAACCCGGACGTAGTGGTCAACAACCTGTTTGCCCACACCCAGCTGGAGACTGTGTTCGGGATCAACATGGTTGGCCTGATCAACGGCGAACCCAAGACCCTGAACCTGAAAGAGTTGCTGGATGCCTTTATCCGCCACCGCCGGGAAGTGGTCACCCGCCGCACCATCTACGAATTGCGCAAGGCGCGTGAACGCGGCCACATTCTGGAAGGCCTGACGGTTGCCCTGGCCAATATCGATGAAGTGATCGAGCTGATCAAGGCGTCACCTTCGGCGGCCGAGGCGAAGGAAAAACTGGTCGACAAGGGCTGGGCACCTGGTGGTGTGCTGGCCATGCTTGAGCGTGCCGGCCAGGATGCCTGCCGCCCGGACGACCTGCCGGAAATCTACGGTCTGCGCGATGGTCTCTATCATCTGTCGCCGGAGCAGGCCCAGGCAATCCTGGATTTGCGTCTGCACCGCCTGACCGGTCTTGAAACCGAGAAGCTGCAGAACGAGTACAAGGAAATCCTTGAGAAGATCGCCGATCTGCTGGATATCCTGGGCGATCCGGAGCGCCTGCTCCAGGTCATCCGTGAAGAGCTGGAAGCCATTGTCTCCGAGTTTGGCGACGAGCGCCGTACCGAGATCACCAGCTCCCGTCGTGATCTGACCATTGCCGATCTGATTGATGAAGAAGACCTGGTGGTGACCATTTCCCACAGTGGTTACGCCAAGACCCAGGCAGTCGAGGATTACCAGGCCCAGCGCCGGGGCGGTCGCGGCAAGGCGGCTACCTCCATGAAGGATGAAGATTTCGTTGAGAAGCTGCTGGTGGCCAACTCCCATGACACCATCTTGTGCTTCTCCAACCGCGGCAAGGTGTACTGGCTGCGGGTGTTCGAGATTCCGCGTGCCAGCCGGGCCTCCCGTGGCCGGCCCATGGTCAACATCCTGCCGCTGGAAGAGGGTGAGCGTATCACCACCTTCCTGCCGGTTCGGGATTATCCGGAAGATCAGTTTGTACTCATGGCCACCTCCGCCGGTGTGGTCAAGAAGACCCCGCTGCCGAACTTCTCCCGTCCGCGCAGCAGCGGCCTGATTGCACTGTCCCTCGACGAGGGCGATACGCTGATCGGTGCCGCCATTACTCAGGGCGATGCCGAAGTGATGCTGTTCTCCAGTGCCGGTAAGGCGGTTCGTTTCAACGAGGAAGCGGTGCGCCCGATGAGCCGGACAGCGCGAGGCGTGCGCGGCATTCGCATGCCGCAGGGCCACCATGTGGTGTCGCTGATCATCCCGCAGGAAGGTGGTGTGATTCTGACCGCCTCCGAGAACGGTTACGGCAAGCGCACGGCCATTGATGAGTTCCCGACCTACAGCCGTGGCAGCCAGGGTGTCATTGCCATGCAGTGTTCCGAGCGTAACGGTAACCTGGTAACGGCCCTGCAGCTGTTCGAGGGTGATGAAATGATGCTCATCTCCGACAAGGGCACGCTGGTGCGTACCCGTACCGATGAAGTGTCCGTTCTCAGCCGCAACACCCAGGGTGTTCGCCTGATCAAGCTCAGCCAGGAAGACGAGCGCCTGGTGGGCGTTGAGCGGATTGCCGAAACCGACGATGAAGACATCGACGGCGAGAACGACGAAGCCAACGAGGAAGGCGCCGGCGAAGAGTAA
- the serC gene encoding 3-phosphoserine/phosphohydroxythreonine transaminase, with protein sequence MSRAYNFCAGPATLPESVLRQARDEMLDWRGTGMSVMEMSHRSDEFVQIAETAEKDLRELAGVSDDYAVLFMQGGASSQFSTIPLNLLGDKGSADYVNTGIWSKKAIAEASRYGQVNVVASSEDSGFTTIPDQAAWKTSAEAAYLHYTPNETIGGLEFDFVPDSPNVPLVADMSSNMLSRPVDVSRFGLIYAGAQKNIGPSGLVVVIIRKDLLGKARKETPTMMNYQVIADNDSMYNTPATYSWYLAGLVFKWLKEQGGVQAMGEINLRKARKLYDFIDNSDFYANPIDPRFRSWMNVPFTLADDALNSEFLRGANACGLLNLAGHRSVGGMRASIYNAMPEAGVDALIDYMTDFAKERG encoded by the coding sequence ATGAGCAGGGCGTATAACTTTTGTGCAGGTCCGGCCACCTTGCCGGAGAGCGTGCTTCGTCAGGCGCGGGATGAAATGCTCGACTGGCGCGGCACCGGCATGTCGGTGATGGAAATGAGCCATCGCAGCGACGAGTTTGTCCAGATTGCCGAAACTGCAGAGAAGGATCTGCGTGAACTGGCCGGCGTGTCTGACGATTACGCCGTGCTGTTCATGCAGGGCGGGGCGTCCAGCCAGTTTTCCACCATTCCCCTGAATCTCCTGGGCGACAAGGGCAGTGCCGATTACGTGAACACCGGTATCTGGTCGAAGAAGGCCATTGCCGAGGCCAGCCGCTACGGCCAGGTGAACGTGGTAGCCAGCTCCGAGGACAGTGGTTTTACGACTATCCCGGACCAGGCCGCCTGGAAAACCAGCGCTGAGGCCGCGTACCTGCACTACACGCCCAACGAGACCATTGGTGGCCTGGAGTTCGACTTTGTGCCGGACAGCCCCAATGTGCCTCTGGTGGCCGACATGTCCTCCAACATGCTGTCCCGTCCGGTGGATGTCTCGAGGTTTGGGCTGATCTACGCCGGCGCCCAGAAAAACATCGGTCCCTCTGGTCTGGTGGTGGTGATTATCCGCAAGGACCTGCTGGGCAAGGCCCGGAAGGAAACTCCCACCATGATGAACTATCAGGTGATTGCGGATAACGACTCCATGTACAACACGCCGGCCACCTACAGCTGGTACCTGGCGGGCCTTGTGTTCAAATGGCTGAAAGAGCAGGGCGGCGTTCAGGCAATGGGTGAGATCAACTTGCGCAAAGCCCGCAAGCTCTACGATTTCATTGACAACAGCGACTTCTACGCCAACCCCATCGACCCGCGTTTCCGCTCCTGGATGAACGTGCCGTTTACCCTGGCGGACGACGCTCTTAACAGTGAGTTCCTCAGGGGCGCCAATGCTTGTGGCCTGCTGAACCTGGCCGGCCACCGTTCGGTGGGTGGCATGCGGGCAAGCATCTACAACGCCATGCCTGAGGCCGGTGTGGATGCGCTGATTGATTACATGACCGACTTTGCGAAGGAGCGTGGCTGA
- the pheA gene encoding prephenate dehydratase yields the protein MSDEQTRLAELRDEIDRIDQKIMELISARANCAQEVAHVKMAANPGQDVFFYRPEREAQVLRRIKEQNPGPLSGEEMARLFREIMSACLALEKPMHIAFLGPIGTFTQAAALKHFGHSVISVPLPAIDAVFREVESGAAHYGVVPVENSTEGMINHTLDMFMSSPLKICGEVQLRIHHHLLVSPKHADQEITRIYSHQQSFAQCRQWLDTHRYGVERVTVSSNAEAARRAAAEPGTAAIAGDMAAELYGLDMVASSIEDRPDNTTRFLIIGREAVPASGHDKSSILVSMRNKPGALYKLLEPFHRHGISLTRIETRPSPSGTWAYVFYIDFEGHVEDEQVRKVLAEVDEEAVELKRLGSYPIGVL from the coding sequence ATGAGCGATGAGCAGACCAGGCTCGCGGAGCTGAGGGACGAAATCGACCGGATTGACCAGAAGATCATGGAGCTGATCAGCGCCCGGGCAAACTGTGCCCAGGAAGTGGCCCACGTGAAAATGGCCGCCAATCCGGGGCAGGACGTGTTCTTCTACCGCCCAGAGCGTGAAGCCCAGGTGCTCCGGCGGATCAAGGAGCAGAATCCGGGTCCGTTGTCTGGTGAGGAAATGGCCCGGCTGTTCCGGGAAATCATGTCCGCCTGCCTGGCACTGGAAAAGCCCATGCACATCGCCTTCCTGGGGCCGATCGGTACCTTCACCCAGGCGGCGGCGCTCAAGCATTTTGGGCATTCGGTTATCAGCGTTCCGCTGCCCGCCATCGACGCCGTGTTCCGGGAAGTGGAATCGGGGGCGGCCCATTACGGCGTGGTGCCGGTGGAGAACTCCACCGAGGGTATGATCAACCACACCCTCGATATGTTCATGTCCTCACCCCTGAAAATCTGTGGTGAGGTCCAACTGCGGATTCACCACCATCTGCTGGTGTCGCCCAAGCATGCCGACCAGGAAATTACCCGTATCTACTCTCATCAGCAGTCGTTCGCCCAGTGCCGCCAGTGGCTGGATACCCATCGCTACGGCGTTGAGCGGGTGACCGTGTCCAGCAATGCGGAGGCGGCCCGCCGTGCTGCCGCCGAGCCCGGCACAGCAGCGATTGCCGGTGACATGGCGGCAGAGCTCTATGGGCTGGACATGGTGGCAAGCAGCATCGAGGATCGCCCGGACAACACTACCCGTTTTCTGATCATCGGCCGTGAAGCGGTACCGGCCAGTGGCCACGATAAATCCTCCATTCTGGTGTCTATGCGCAACAAGCCGGGGGCGCTTTACAAGCTGCTCGAGCCGTTCCACCGCCATGGCATCAGTCTGACGCGAATAGAAACCCGTCCGTCACCCAGCGGCACCTGGGCCTACGTGTTCTATATCGATTTTGAAGGGCATGTGGAAGACGAGCAGGTTCGCAAGGTGCTGGCGGAAGTGGACGAGGAAGCCGTTGAACTGAAACGCCTTGGGTCTTACCCGATTGGCGTGCTCTGA
- the hisC gene encoding histidinol-phosphate transaminase, with product MAIDYQSLAVRGVRALSPYQPGKPIEELARELGLNPAEIIKLASNENPLGPSEKALSAAQAALAELCLYPDGNGFNLKQALSKRLGVGMDQITLGNGSNDVLEVITRCFADADSEVVFSQYAFAVYPLVTQAISATGISVPAREWGHDLEAMAAAVTDRTRLVFVANPNNPTGTVHKADAVEAFLKKIPEDVLVVLDEAYCEYLTGDDYPDGVELLSRFPNLIVCRTFSKAWGLAALRVGYSISSPAIADVLNRVRQPFNVDTVALAAATAVLDDDAYLQRSREVNTAGLRQLEQAFDAMGLSFIPSAGNFIAVEVGENAMGVYQTLLAHGVIVRPIAGYGMPRHLRVSVGLPEENERFIEALAKALTASGLSD from the coding sequence ATGGCCATTGATTACCAGAGCCTGGCTGTTCGCGGTGTGCGGGCGTTGTCGCCCTACCAGCCGGGCAAGCCGATTGAGGAGCTGGCCCGGGAATTGGGCCTGAATCCCGCCGAGATCATCAAACTCGCCAGCAACGAGAACCCGCTCGGGCCCAGCGAAAAAGCCCTGTCGGCGGCGCAAGCGGCGCTTGCCGAGCTTTGCCTGTATCCCGATGGCAACGGTTTCAACCTGAAGCAGGCCCTGTCAAAGCGGCTGGGTGTGGGTATGGACCAGATTACCCTGGGCAATGGGTCCAACGATGTGCTCGAGGTGATCACCCGTTGTTTTGCGGATGCCGACTCGGAAGTGGTGTTCTCCCAGTACGCCTTTGCCGTGTATCCCCTGGTGACCCAGGCTATCAGTGCCACGGGCATATCGGTGCCGGCGCGGGAGTGGGGGCATGATCTGGAGGCCATGGCTGCGGCAGTCACCGATCGCACGCGCCTGGTGTTTGTCGCCAATCCTAACAACCCGACCGGAACTGTACACAAGGCCGACGCCGTTGAGGCCTTCCTTAAAAAGATTCCCGAGGACGTTCTGGTAGTGCTGGACGAGGCCTACTGCGAGTACCTCACCGGCGATGACTATCCGGACGGCGTGGAGCTGTTGTCCCGGTTCCCGAACCTGATCGTCTGTCGCACTTTCTCCAAAGCCTGGGGGCTGGCCGCGCTTCGCGTCGGTTACAGTATCAGCTCACCGGCCATTGCGGATGTGCTCAACCGCGTGCGGCAGCCTTTCAACGTCGATACTGTGGCTCTGGCCGCCGCCACTGCGGTCCTGGACGATGACGCCTATCTGCAGCGATCACGGGAGGTGAATACAGCCGGGTTGCGCCAGCTCGAGCAGGCGTTCGACGCCATGGGATTGAGCTTCATACCCTCCGCTGGCAACTTCATTGCGGTGGAAGTGGGCGAGAACGCCATGGGCGTCTACCAGACCCTGCTGGCTCACGGGGTTATTGTGCGCCCGATAGCCGGCTATGGTATGCCTCGCCATTTGCGGGTGTCGGTCGGGCTGCCAGAAGAGAATGAGCGCTTCATTGAGGCCCTGGCGAAGGCCCTGACGGCGTCGGGCTTGAGTGATTAA